The following proteins come from a genomic window of Spirochaetota bacterium:
- a CDS encoding fibronectin type III domain-containing protein — translation MNPPTSSRPSPNTWRRVPLIPLLFISIFLFCEDGMRQDVEQVNDLERDGQYAGYPVPGGYSIIAMEDRTFTSIELSWEQATDMKTPQGSLEYRVYRSHINNLRTVGEIDANEASLTLVRDWTPATGTVQISGLVAGTRYYFNVVVRDESGNRSSYMSTRSTTHPANLVFLFSTDEVAGDLVSDLVNPIPGTSREKADSLCRVIKSENYDEMPCDTIRAFISIDAADEIADMPANYAVPTDRAIRGPSGKKADQIAANWGDLFDGGDLEQTLAKSGISSGNWWSGSNAAGNSDLTNNCSGWTVATGGQDGMIGKKNKTDTEWISSATSKCNKTHRVICACW, via the coding sequence ATGAACCCTCCCACTTCTTCCCGACCGTCCCCGAACACATGGCGACGTGTCCCGCTCATCCCGCTCCTGTTTATATCGATCTTCCTCTTCTGCGAAGACGGGATGCGCCAGGACGTAGAGCAGGTCAACGATTTGGAGCGTGACGGCCAGTATGCGGGATACCCCGTGCCCGGGGGATACAGCATCATCGCGATGGAAGACCGTACCTTCACCTCGATCGAACTTTCTTGGGAACAGGCGACCGATATGAAGACCCCGCAGGGATCGCTCGAATACCGCGTATACCGCTCGCACATCAACAATCTCCGCACCGTTGGGGAGATCGACGCGAACGAGGCTTCGCTTACTCTGGTGAGGGATTGGACTCCTGCGACAGGCACCGTCCAGATTTCCGGACTTGTTGCGGGCACCCGGTACTATTTCAATGTGGTCGTGCGCGACGAATCGGGGAATCGCTCCTCCTATATGTCCACCCGCAGTACTACGCATCCCGCGAACCTGGTGTTTCTCTTTTCCACGGACGAGGTGGCGGGCGACCTTGTATCGGATCTCGTAAATCCCATACCGGGCACTTCGCGGGAGAAGGCCGATTCGCTATGCCGGGTTATTAAATCCGAGAATTATGACGAGATGCCGTGCGACACTATACGCGCGTTCATCAGCATCGACGCGGCGGACGAGATTGCCGACATGCCCGCCAATTACGCTGTGCCCACCGACCGGGCCATCCGGGGTCCGTCCGGGAAAAAGGCCGACCAGATCGCGGCGAATTGGGGCGATCTTTTCGATGGGGGCGACCTGGAACAAACGCTGGCGAAATCAGGGATAAGCTCGGGCAACTGGTGGTCCGGGTCGAATGCGGCCGGCAACTCCGATTTGACGAATAATTGCAGCGGATGGACGGTTGCCACCGGTGGCCAGGACGGCATGATCGGCAAGAAGAACAAGACCGATACGGAATGGATAAGCTCCGCGACTTCCAAGTGCAACAAGACCCATCGCGTCATCTGCGCGTGCTGGTAA
- a CDS encoding fibronectin type III domain-containing protein, translating into MRPGKHTVRRLTAAFFAVLLACGFLVPFGCFQDNFSRDVESVNDQEREEGSSAEGFPEPGNGGAITISAITFTSLQLKWLPGIDTVTLPAELRYQVYCSKINNIHTLEDIDANLSTVLLAADSYALSTFNITGLIAGTSYYFNVVVTDADGNRAAYTSTSGATLVANGIFLFSPSDTYNGNLMAVPVPVTTLVTTSVVGTPIRDHLDAICVAVRANDFADLPCTAVHAFISTGEIVSNTAGYDSIKGMPETFGLPVDQPVRGPGPAFYKVADNWADLFDADELAYDLLAADIAGQDWWSGSLGDGSFATDPTGTTQGYNCNGWSVGNNSAFGRMGKKTMADSHWISDDNVNCNTPQRLLCACW; encoded by the coding sequence ATGCGTCCAGGGAAACATACGGTTAGAAGGCTCACCGCCGCGTTCTTCGCGGTGCTTCTGGCATGTGGTTTTCTTGTTCCGTTTGGCTGCTTTCAGGACAACTTTAGCAGGGATGTCGAATCCGTAAACGACCAGGAGCGTGAGGAAGGCTCTTCGGCCGAGGGCTTTCCCGAACCAGGGAACGGCGGCGCGATCACCATTTCCGCTATCACGTTCACTTCACTACAACTGAAATGGCTCCCGGGGATAGATACGGTTACGCTGCCGGCTGAGCTCCGGTACCAGGTGTATTGTTCCAAGATCAACAACATTCACACCCTTGAAGATATCGACGCGAATCTTTCCACCGTACTCCTGGCCGCCGACTCGTATGCGCTCTCCACGTTCAATATAACCGGCCTCATTGCCGGCACCAGCTATTACTTCAATGTGGTTGTAACAGATGCCGACGGAAATCGAGCGGCCTACACATCAACCTCCGGCGCGACGCTGGTCGCGAACGGAATTTTCCTTTTTTCCCCAAGCGATACGTACAACGGCAACCTCATGGCCGTACCGGTCCCCGTTACCACCCTCGTGACGACGTCGGTTGTTGGTACTCCCATCCGGGACCATCTCGACGCGATCTGTGTCGCGGTGAGGGCGAACGACTTCGCGGACCTTCCCTGCACCGCAGTGCACGCGTTTATCAGCACGGGGGAAATAGTTTCCAATACGGCGGGGTATGACTCTATCAAGGGGATGCCGGAAACATTTGGCCTGCCCGTTGACCAGCCGGTGCGCGGGCCGGGCCCGGCGTTCTATAAGGTCGCGGACAACTGGGCCGATCTCTTCGATGCGGATGAGCTCGCCTACGATTTGTTGGCCGCGGATATCGCCGGACAGGACTGGTGGTCGGGCTCCCTGGGGGATGGAAGCTTCGCGACGGATCCGACCGGCACCACCCAGGGCTACAATTGCAACGGCTGGTCGGTGGGCAACAATTCCGCCTTCGGAAGAATGGGAAAAAAGACCATGGCCGATTCGCACTGGATCTCCGACGACAATGTGAATTGTAATACGCCGCAGCGCCTACTCTGTGCGTGTTGGTGA
- a CDS encoding anti-sigma factor antagonist, with product MPEASVELELEIIRLSPIAATAIDYNLYIFRVNINAPSIDLNTGAALTAFLETIIRGGAQKIVIDMKNVEQLDSSGIGVFINASKLMSPKNGEIAIFNIQPEIKTVLKTINLQKLVLIFNLEAEAMAHFRYL from the coding sequence GTGCCGGAGGCCTCGGTGGAACTTGAACTCGAAATCATCCGGCTCTCGCCCATCGCCGCCACGGCGATCGACTACAATCTGTACATTTTCAGGGTCAATATCAATGCCCCGTCGATCGACCTCAACACGGGCGCCGCGCTGACCGCCTTTCTCGAGACCATTATCCGCGGGGGGGCGCAAAAGATCGTAATCGATATGAAAAACGTGGAGCAGCTGGACAGCTCCGGGATTGGTGTTTTTATCAACGCCTCCAAGCTCATGAGCCCGAAAAACGGGGAAATCGCGATATTCAACATCCAGCCGGAAATCAAGACCGTACTTAAAACCATCAATCTCCAGAAGCTGGTCCTGATTTTCAACCTCGAAGCCGAGGCAATGGCACATTTCCGTTACCTTTAG
- a CDS encoding anti-sigma factor antagonist, which translates to MRYNVQVLNFAKLVTDKIDYNALAFKIEIGKIADLSSSKSLRILLETLVAGGARKIVVDLKDLEQIDSSAIGIIINATKLIRQHKGDLVILNVPPDIEAIFKVVSLQRFIKIFSFESDVIEYLRIV; encoded by the coding sequence ATGCGCTACAATGTGCAGGTCCTGAATTTCGCAAAGCTTGTGACCGATAAAATCGATTACAACGCGCTTGCGTTTAAAATAGAGATCGGAAAGATCGCCGACCTGAGCAGCTCAAAAAGCCTCAGGATCCTCCTCGAAACGCTCGTCGCCGGCGGCGCCCGGAAGATCGTCGTGGATCTCAAGGACCTTGAACAGATTGACAGTTCGGCCATCGGCATCATCATCAACGCGACCAAGCTCATCCGCCAGCACAAGGGCGATCTCGTGATACTGAATGTGCCGCCGGACATCGAGGCGATTTTCAAGGTCGTGAGCCTGCAGCGCTTTATAAAAATATTTAGCTTCGAATCCGATGTCATCGAATATTTGCGCATCGTTTGA
- a CDS encoding VOC family protein, whose product MNPVIHFEMPAEKRERMAAFYSQVFDWKTQLLGPDMGDYVLATTTESDGDGRPVKPGAINGGFFPKTDDMPAQFPSIVIGVDDIKEHMKKVTKAGGTVLGEPMEIPGIGWYVSFIDTEGNRVSMLQPSAM is encoded by the coding sequence ATGAATCCCGTCATACACTTCGAAATGCCCGCCGAAAAGCGGGAGCGCATGGCTGCCTTTTATTCCCAGGTTTTCGACTGGAAGACCCAGCTCCTGGGCCCCGATATGGGGGACTACGTACTGGCCACCACGACCGAGAGCGATGGCGACGGCCGTCCCGTGAAACCGGGGGCGATCAACGGGGGCTTCTTCCCGAAAACGGACGACATGCCGGCGCAATTCCCCTCGATCGTGATCGGGGTCGACGATATTAAAGAGCACATGAAAAAGGTGACGAAGGCCGGGGGAACGGTGCTCGGGGAACCCATGGAAATACCGGGCATAGGATGGTACGTTTCCTTTATCGACACGGAGGGCAAC